From the genome of Anopheles merus strain MAF chromosome X, AmerM5.1, whole genome shotgun sequence, one region includes:
- the LOC121588883 gene encoding myelin transcription factor 1-like, with protein MIDNGYSYVTRDNLRYTELNDGRSYAQMGTLSSPPSMANRGMPEYDSSVVHLANHRPYDPAPQTAFERYDTAYAPQRTALYPAAAYGYTQPAIIEDEQKYLGADSNSHPAEVQQPQTHPHHHHLGLGGPATVPDARTHHSMMKVEMDDSAAGPIYPRPIYHYDPSTCGAMPPGFSAINLSVKESSPPLPPSYKTGPGSPSPNGRRAGDERGNKISSSSPEPQVSPSDGRRNSSPQASLDLSSNNSGGTSPQFPNRQSANINTNNSNTSTSANTSNTNSNAVYTSEVSESRPAEVNTNEYTNTPERPLGMGFARPQPPSASYSRESTPDSGGSYYADSYRDQSGYSPHTSYGMVVQPDYSNGYPGYAPNAYQYSGPYASSLGTTVYPPTVPTSYPASSSSSFVTPPTLGQHIAPHDNLLKAGSFLCSLTGYQRLERPQFPSQSQELKCPTPGCDGSGHATGNYSSHRSLSGCPRASKPKSKPRDGQESEPLRCPIPGCDGSGHSTGKFLSHRSASGCPIAFRNKMHILENGGTIEQAKAAMAQAAAGKFEPFTCPTPGCDGNGHVDGTFSTHRTVASCPTAQGPGQAPASKKPRYGDADAGVLGGLGPVASKSFNDLATGYSQSVKGSLMSGPGPLLVGPPAPPPGSQILSSGGGPPGSTSGLLAGLAHPVPGLHGHSVPGVIGGPGSNHCGPGAAPGDGQHTAHDRVAGGGGVAIAPNPTTAPTDGLPSDPSGVPPDSGAGVPTEDILALDEEITELKRENARVELQMLRLKSNINAMESQLNNNNHEPKLLEIGTRGIT; from the exons ATGATCGACAACGGGTACTCGTACGTGACGCGCGACAACCTACGCTACACCGAGCTGAACGATGGCCGCTCGTACGCCCAGATGGGTACGCTCTCCTCCCCGCCGTCGATGGCCAACCGGGGCATGCCCGAGTACGACAGCTCGGTCGTCCATCTCGCCAACCATCGGCCGTACGATCCGGCCCCCCAGACCGCGTTCGAGCGGTACGACACGGCGTACGCGCCGCAGCGTACCGCGCTCTATCCGGCTGCTGCGTACGGCTACACGCAGCCGGCCATCATCGAAGACGAGCAGAAGTACCTGGGCGCGGATAGCAATTCTCACCCGGCGGAGGTGCAGCAGCCCCAGACGCACccgcaccatcaccatctcGGGCTGGGCGGTCCGGCAACGGTACCGGACGCCCGCACGCACCACTCGATGATGAAGGTCGAGATGGACGACAGTGCGGCCGGTCCGATCTATCCTCGTCCGATCTACCATTACGATCCATCCACGTGCGGTGCGATGCCTCCCGGCTTTTCCGCGATCAATCTGAGCGTGAAGGAGTCGAGCCCGCCGCTCCCACCGTCGTACAAGACCGGACCCGGATCGCCATCACCGAACGGGCGGCGAGCGGGCGACGAGAGGGGGAACAAGATATCCTCTAGCAGCCCGGAGCCGCAGGTCAGCCCGTCCGACGGCCGACGGAACAGCAGTCCCCAGGCATCGCTAGACCTGAGCTCCAACAATAG TGGCGGGACGAGTCCACAGTTTCCGAACCGTCAGAGTGCGAAcatcaacaccaacaacagcaacaccagcaccaGTGCGAACACgagcaacaccaacagcaacgctGTGTATACGAGCGAGGTAAGCGAAAGCCGCCCGGCGGAGGTGAACACCAACGAGTACACAAACACGCCAGAGCGTCCACTCGGGATGGGCTTTGCCAGGCCGCAGCCACCTTCCGCCTCCTACAGCAGAGAGTCCACGCCGGACAGTGGGGGCTCCTACTACGCCGACAGCTACCGCGACCAGAGTG GTTACAGTCCGCACACGAGCTACGGCATGGTGGTGCAGCCGGACTATTCGAACGGGTATCCCGGCTACGCACCGAACGCTTATCAGTACAGTGGACCGTACGCAAGTTCGCTCGGCACCACCGTCTATCCGCCGACCGTACCGACGAGCTATCCGGCCAGCTCGAGCTCGAGCTTCGTGACGCCGCCGACCCTCGGCCAGCACATAGCGCCGCATGATAATCTCCTCAAGGCTGG TTCTTTCCTGTGCAGTCTGACCGGCTACCAGCGTCTCGAGCGACCCCAGTTTCCATCACAGTCCCAGGAGCTGAAGTGTCCGACGCCCGGATGCGACGGGTCGGGCCACGCGACCGGCAACTACTCGTCCCATCGCAGTCTGTCCGGATGTCCGAGAGCGTCCAAGCCGAAAAGCAAGCCGCGCGACGGACAGGAATCGGAACCTTTACG ATGTCCCATCCCTGGATGCGATGGTTCCGGTCACTCTACGGGCAAGTTCCTCTCACATCGCAG TGCATCTGGTTGTCCGATTGCATTCCGCAACAAGATGCACATCCTGGAGAATGGTGGCACGATCGAGCAGGCGAAGGCCGCCATGGCGCAGGCCGCCGCCGGCAAGTTCGAGCCCTTCACCTGCccgacgccgggctgcgacgGCAACGGGCACGTGGACGGTACGTTCAGTACACACCGCACGGTCGCGAGCTGCCCGACGGCCCAGGGACCGGGCCAGGCGCCGGCCAGCAAGAAGCCACGGTACGGTGACGCCGACGCGGGCGTGCTCGGCGGTCTCGGCCCGGTCGCGTCCAAGTCCTTCAACG ACCTAGCGACCGGCTACAGCCAGAGCGTCAAGGGCAGCCTGATGTCCGGGCCCGGTCCGCTGCTGGTTGGGCCGCCGGCTCCCCCGCCCGGCTCCCAAATTCTTTCGTCCGGCGGTGGTCCACCGGGCTCCACGTCCGGGCTGCTTGCCGGTCTCGCACATCCCGTGCCCGGCCTGCACGGTCACTCCGTCCCGGGTGTAATCGGTGGCCCCGGCTCCAATCATTGCGGACCGGGTGCGGCCCCCGGCGACGGGCAACACACTGCGCACGATCGGGTggcgggcggcggcggtgttGCGATCGCACCCAACCCGACCACCGCTCCGACCGACGGTCTGCCATCCGACCCGAGCGGCGTACCACCGGACAGTGGGGCGGGCGTCCCGACCGAGGACATCCTGGCGCTGGACGAGGAGATCACCGAGCTTAAGCGGGAGAATGCGCGGGTCGAGCTGCAGATGCTGCGGCTCAAGTCGAACATTAACGCGATGGAGTCGCAgctgaacaacaacaatcacgAGCCGAAGCTGCTCGAGATAGGGACGCGAGGGATCACATGA